The Niastella koreensis GR20-10 genome includes a window with the following:
- a CDS encoding DUF423 domain-containing protein produces MHKGFLQTAALLGALAVALGAFGAHGLKKIVPPETVTTFETGVRYQFYHVFALLAVAILFGSFPGKNLQWAGMCFIIGMILFSGSLYALTALSATNTVGLRGIGAITPIGGVFFIVGWIFLFLGVLKGKG; encoded by the coding sequence ATGCATAAAGGATTTCTGCAAACGGCCGCCCTCTTAGGTGCACTGGCCGTTGCGTTGGGCGCTTTTGGCGCACACGGATTAAAGAAAATTGTGCCCCCCGAAACAGTTACTACTTTTGAAACCGGGGTGCGTTATCAATTCTACCATGTATTTGCGTTATTAGCTGTAGCTATTTTATTTGGAAGTTTCCCCGGCAAGAACCTGCAATGGGCAGGTATGTGCTTTATCATTGGTATGATCCTCTTCTCCGGTTCGTTATACGCATTAACTGCCCTGTCAGCTACCAATACAGTTGGCCTGCGCGGTATAGGCGCCATTACACCAATTGGCGGCGTATTCTTTATTGTAGGCTGGATCTTCCTGTTCCTGGGAGTTTTGAAAGGAAAAGGATAA
- a CDS encoding LolA family protein, which yields MKSLIVLISTFFIATISFSQQNDPAAKKVLDGVSAKFKTFKAVQAAFTLRQEDAKGGLLGTKKGTVSLKGSRYRVSIAGTGQEIFCDGTNIWTYDKSANEVTITKPDPSASTISMQKIFTSFYDKDFLYKLNGDKVVNKKTLQEIEMTPTDKNKPFHKVYVLVDKKSQTINSTRILDKSGNVMVYTINTMNGNANIPDNQFVFDKAKFPGVEVVDLR from the coding sequence ATGAAAAGCCTAATTGTATTAATTTCTACTTTTTTTATAGCCACCATAAGTTTTAGTCAGCAAAACGACCCCGCCGCCAAGAAAGTACTGGACGGTGTAAGCGCGAAGTTCAAAACGTTTAAAGCGGTACAAGCAGCATTTACCCTGCGTCAGGAAGATGCCAAAGGCGGTTTACTGGGAACCAAGAAAGGTACCGTGTCATTGAAAGGCAGCCGCTACCGGGTTAGCATTGCCGGTACAGGCCAGGAAATATTCTGCGATGGCACCAACATCTGGACGTACGATAAATCGGCCAATGAAGTAACCATCACCAAACCCGATCCTTCTGCCAGCACCATCAGCATGCAGAAGATCTTCACCAGCTTTTACGACAAGGATTTCCTGTACAAGCTGAACGGCGATAAAGTGGTGAACAAAAAAACACTGCAGGAAATTGAAATGACCCCCACCGATAAAAACAAACCATTCCACAAAGTATATGTACTGGTTGATAAAAAAAGCCAGACTATCAACAGCACCCGCATCCTGGATAAATCAGGTAACGTAATGGTGTATACCATCAATACCATGAACGGAAACGCCAACATTCCCGACAACCAGTTTGTGTTTGATAAAGCCAAGTTTCCCGGGGTAGAAGTGGTAGACTTACGATAA
- a CDS encoding UbiX family flavin prenyltransferase, producing the protein MHKIVLAITGASGSIYARLLIEKLLTIKQQWQDVAVVMTDNAKQVWETELGNNDYTQYPIQFYSKNDFNAPFASGSGRYNTMIIAPCSMGTLGRIAGGISSDLISRAADVVLKERRKLICLVRDTPYNLIHIRNMETVTLAGGIICPATPSFYSRPTTIEEVVATVTDRVLDLAGLDISTYRWGNEPQ; encoded by the coding sequence ATGCACAAAATAGTGTTGGCCATTACGGGCGCCAGTGGCAGTATTTACGCCCGCTTACTGATTGAAAAACTGTTGACCATTAAACAACAATGGCAGGATGTTGCTGTAGTAATGACCGATAACGCCAAACAGGTGTGGGAAACCGAATTGGGAAATAACGACTATACCCAATACCCCATTCAATTTTATTCTAAAAACGACTTCAACGCGCCTTTTGCTTCCGGTTCGGGCCGGTATAATACCATGATCATCGCTCCCTGCTCTATGGGCACCCTGGGCCGGATTGCCGGCGGCATTTCAAGCGACCTTATTTCCCGTGCGGCCGATGTAGTGTTAAAAGAACGCCGCAAGCTAATTTGCCTGGTACGTGATACGCCTTATAACCTTATTCATATTCGCAATATGGAAACTGTTACCCTGGCCGGCGGTATCATTTGCCCCGCTACCCCTTCGTTTTACAGCCGTCCCACTACCATTGAAGAGGTAGTGGCCACAGTAACTGACAGGGTGCTTGATTTGGCGGGGTTGGACATTAGCACTTATCGATGGGGAAATGAACCCCAATAA
- a CDS encoding thioredoxin family protein, with the protein MQTLKLSVLFCWLIVFSCAEKPALKAEKKSFDKNTAEKLKWMSLDEATAGLKKEKRPVLIDLYTDWCGWCKAMDKKTYNNKDVTAYVQQKFYPVKFDAEGHKSITWNGRTFDFNQRHKTHDFAIYLTNGNLSYPTTVIIPVDGEPQAIPGFLAPNEFELIAKYFGEGKYGKVSFDEYQKSFKSQW; encoded by the coding sequence ATGCAAACATTGAAATTGTCGGTTTTGTTTTGTTGGTTAATTGTTTTTTCATGTGCTGAAAAGCCGGCCCTTAAAGCAGAGAAAAAGAGCTTTGATAAAAATACAGCGGAGAAATTGAAATGGATGAGCCTGGATGAGGCAACGGCTGGCCTGAAGAAGGAAAAGCGCCCCGTGTTGATTGACCTGTATACCGACTGGTGTGGCTGGTGTAAAGCAATGGATAAAAAAACATACAACAATAAGGATGTAACGGCCTATGTACAGCAGAAGTTCTACCCCGTTAAGTTCGATGCAGAGGGGCACAAAAGCATTACCTGGAATGGCCGGACCTTTGATTTCAACCAAAGACATAAGACCCACGATTTTGCCATCTATCTTACCAATGGCAATTTATCATATCCTACAACGGTAATTATTCCGGTGGATGGAGAGCCACAGGCCATACCCGGTTTCCTGGCGCCCAATGAGTTTGAACTGATCGCTAAATATTTCGGTGAAGGCAAATATGGCAAGGTTTCGTTTGACGAGTATCAGAAAAGCTTTAAGTCGCAATGGTAG
- a CDS encoding sensor histidine kinase has product MSTNSHPRFVSANTNRYHPFHKAFKHTFFYILLFCFVNNSYSQWADSMVVEASDIRFQKAIGKQTLFTSAPKNEVKDADIYKLPYKQTPGHYLPHQLPSKLVERDCFLEFALKNSADTAISVCFIPGSYCRLITLFKAQIDNIPGTLIRLPDSLINDDRNNGVKRIHLLPHEKAVFFSRFNFVRTNVNSLIPRLIMDDYLKQWTTLQRERDGMLYVFTYTVSGVLLFMIFYSLAVYIQSRNKEFVFYAGYTFLTCSLLFLKSYFDTTANWFNFFYEEYLDFMIMTASVVVYQIFMRKFTNSKEVYPLLDKILRYFNILLICASIVFSVVYFFTDWYIMLNIMENAIKQLFFVTGVVFIAYSIKKKNPLLNYLAAGNFSLIFLSVISYIIILTGWKLVQKDPTSIFNRALFYYEFGLVLELGFFLSGLAFKNRRDIIERVKERERLKLENERKEFDKQMAVMAAKQEERNRISADMHDELGSGVTAIRLMSEIMKSRLKGDVVPELEKISNSANELLGKMNTIIWTMKSSNDTLESLIAYIRAHAIEYFDSTPIECRVQLPALIPQAEVSGEKRRNIFLSIKEALNNAMKHSQASQIQIIISTNDKLLMIKICDNGVGIDADKLRRFGNGLSNMRRRMESIDGSFKIESKIEAEKNCVLTFEAPI; this is encoded by the coding sequence ATGAGCACTAACAGCCATCCCCGATTTGTATCTGCTAACACTAATCGCTACCATCCTTTTCATAAGGCCTTCAAACATACATTTTTTTATATCCTGCTTTTTTGTTTTGTAAACAATAGTTATTCACAGTGGGCAGATTCGATGGTGGTGGAAGCATCTGACATCCGCTTTCAGAAAGCAATAGGCAAACAAACGCTGTTCACTTCCGCTCCTAAAAACGAAGTAAAGGATGCAGATATATACAAATTACCCTATAAACAAACCCCGGGTCATTATTTACCGCATCAACTGCCGAGCAAGCTGGTTGAACGGGATTGTTTTTTAGAATTTGCTTTAAAGAACAGCGCCGATACCGCCATTTCCGTTTGTTTTATTCCTGGCTCCTACTGCCGCCTTATCACCCTGTTTAAAGCGCAGATCGATAATATTCCGGGCACGTTAATCCGGTTGCCCGACAGTCTTATAAACGACGACCGGAATAACGGCGTAAAACGCATTCATTTGCTGCCGCATGAAAAAGCCGTGTTCTTTTCCCGGTTCAACTTTGTGCGTACCAACGTAAACTCCCTGATTCCCCGCCTTATCATGGACGACTACCTGAAGCAATGGACCACATTACAACGTGAACGCGATGGCATGCTGTATGTGTTTACCTATACCGTGTCGGGCGTATTGTTGTTCATGATCTTTTATTCACTGGCGGTGTATATTCAAAGCAGGAACAAGGAATTTGTTTTTTATGCCGGGTATACTTTTCTTACCTGCTCGTTGTTGTTCCTGAAATCTTACTTCGACACCACCGCCAACTGGTTCAATTTTTTCTATGAGGAGTACCTCGATTTTATGATCATGACGGCCAGCGTGGTCGTTTACCAGATCTTCATGCGCAAATTCACCAACAGCAAAGAAGTGTATCCCCTGCTTGATAAAATACTTCGTTATTTCAACATCCTGCTTATTTGCGCCAGTATTGTTTTCTCTGTTGTTTACTTTTTTACCGACTGGTACATTATGCTGAACATTATGGAGAACGCAATTAAACAACTGTTCTTTGTAACCGGTGTAGTATTTATTGCCTATAGCATTAAGAAGAAGAACCCGCTGCTGAATTACCTGGCGGCCGGTAATTTCTCCCTGATCTTTTTGTCAGTTATCTCCTATATCATCATCCTTACCGGCTGGAAACTGGTGCAGAAAGATCCTACTTCTATTTTTAACCGGGCGTTGTTCTATTATGAATTTGGACTGGTGTTGGAACTGGGGTTCTTTTTGTCGGGTTTGGCGTTCAAGAACCGCCGCGATATTATTGAGCGGGTAAAGGAACGCGAGCGGCTGAAACTGGAAAATGAACGTAAGGAATTTGATAAACAAATGGCGGTAATGGCGGCCAAACAGGAAGAGAGGAACCGCATTTCGGCCGATATGCACGACGAACTGGGTTCGGGCGTTACAGCCATCAGGCTGATGAGTGAGATCATGAAGAGCCGGTTAAAGGGCGATGTGGTACCCGAGCTGGAAAAGATCTCCAACTCAGCCAATGAACTGCTGGGTAAGATGAACACCATCATCTGGACCATGAAAAGCAGTAACGACACCCTTGAAAGCCTTATTGCCTACATCAGGGCGCACGCCATCGAATACTTCGACAGCACCCCTATTGAATGCAGAGTACAACTACCGGCGCTGATACCGCAGGCCGAAGTAAGCGGCGAAAAAAGAAGGAACATCTTCCTGAGTATAAAAGAAGCGCTGAACAATGCCATGAAACACTCCCAGGCATCGCAGATCCAGATCATTATTTCCACCAACGACAAATTGCTGATGATAAAGATCTGCGACAATGGCGTTGGCATCGACGCCGATAAACTGCGCCGTTTCGGGAACGGGCTCAGCAACATGCGCCGCCGGATGGAAAGCATTGACGGCTCTTTCAAAATTGAAAGTAAAATTGAAGCTGAGAAGAATTGCGTGCTGACGTTTGAAGCTCCAATTTAA
- a CDS encoding shikimate kinase, which yields MRIFLIGFMGSGKTHWGKQVAQKLSLPFYDLDEVIVDEEKRSIPDIFGESGEEYFRSKEKIVLEKIVDENTNMVLSCGGGTPCFFNNIEFMKKYGTVVWLNTSVDVLLHRLLKERVQRPLLKDIGDEDLKHYIIRKLNERRMYYEQADVMIHKEDAISMNDFIQTVLHA from the coding sequence ATGAGGATATTCTTAATCGGTTTCATGGGTTCCGGAAAAACGCATTGGGGAAAGCAGGTAGCGCAAAAGTTAAGTTTACCGTTCTATGACCTGGACGAGGTGATCGTAGACGAAGAAAAGCGGAGCATCCCGGACATTTTTGGTGAGTCGGGCGAAGAATACTTTCGCAGTAAGGAAAAAATAGTGCTGGAGAAGATCGTGGATGAAAATACCAACATGGTATTGAGCTGCGGCGGTGGCACCCCCTGTTTCTTTAACAACATCGAATTCATGAAAAAGTATGGCACGGTGGTATGGCTCAATACATCAGTGGATGTGTTGCTGCACCGGCTTTTAAAAGAGCGCGTACAACGGCCATTACTGAAAGATATCGGGGACGAAGACCTGAAACATTACATCATTCGTAAACTGAACGAACGCCGCATGTATTATGAGCAGGCCGATGTAATGATCCATAAGGAAGATGCCATATCCATGAACGACTTTATTCAAACAGTTTTACATGCATAA
- a CDS encoding aminotransferase class I/II-fold pyridoxal phosphate-dependent enzyme, producing the protein MADIFERLLKNQGPIGQHRERAHGYFAFPKLEGEIGSRMKFRGKEMIVWSLNNYLGLANHPEVRKADADGAAQYGLALPMGARMMSGNSNNHELLEKKLAAFESKEDAILLNFGYQGMVSLIDVLCSRHDIIVYDAESHACIIDGVRLHPGHRYVFKHNDMEDLEKQLQRATALIEKQKAGGILVITEGVFGMAGDQGKLKEIADLKSKYEFRLLVDDAHGFGTLGKTGAGAGEAQGVQDAIDVYFSTFAKSMASIGAFIAGPKAIIDYIRYNIRSQIFAKSLPMPLVVGNLKRLELLQTRPELKEKLWDVATKLQKGLKERGFDIGNTDSVVTPVYMKGGVEEATAMVMDLRENYGIFCSIVVYPVIPKGHIIYRLIPTAVHTDEDIQKTLTAFSETKQKLDAGAYKVSAIPDMAEA; encoded by the coding sequence ATGGCAGATATTTTTGAAAGATTACTAAAGAATCAAGGTCCTATAGGTCAACATCGCGAAAGAGCTCATGGTTATTTTGCATTTCCTAAACTGGAAGGTGAGATTGGAAGCAGAATGAAGTTCAGAGGTAAAGAAATGATTGTGTGGAGTTTAAATAATTATCTGGGGTTAGCTAATCATCCTGAAGTACGGAAAGCCGATGCAGACGGCGCTGCTCAGTATGGCCTGGCATTGCCGATGGGCGCCCGCATGATGAGTGGAAACAGTAATAACCACGAGTTGCTGGAAAAAAAGCTGGCCGCTTTCGAAAGTAAAGAAGATGCCATTTTATTGAATTTTGGTTATCAGGGTATGGTAAGCCTTATCGATGTGTTGTGCAGCCGTCACGACATCATTGTTTACGATGCGGAGAGCCACGCCTGTATCATAGATGGTGTTCGTTTGCACCCCGGTCACCGGTATGTATTCAAACACAACGACATGGAAGACCTGGAAAAGCAGCTGCAACGCGCTACTGCCCTGATCGAAAAACAAAAAGCAGGTGGTATCCTGGTTATTACTGAAGGGGTATTTGGTATGGCCGGCGACCAGGGAAAACTGAAAGAGATCGCAGACCTGAAATCTAAATATGAGTTCCGTTTGCTGGTTGATGACGCCCATGGTTTTGGTACCCTGGGTAAAACCGGCGCAGGCGCCGGCGAAGCACAGGGTGTACAGGACGCCATTGATGTGTACTTCTCTACGTTCGCCAAATCTATGGCTTCTATCGGCGCTTTCATCGCCGGACCTAAGGCAATCATCGATTATATCCGTTATAACATCCGCAGCCAGATCTTCGCTAAAAGCTTACCCATGCCATTGGTAGTTGGTAACCTGAAGCGCCTGGAGCTGTTGCAAACCCGTCCTGAGTTGAAGGAAAAACTGTGGGATGTGGCCACCAAACTGCAAAAAGGTTTGAAAGAAAGAGGTTTCGACATTGGTAATACCGACTCTGTGGTTACACCGGTATACATGAAAGGTGGAGTTGAAGAAGCTACCGCCATGGTAATGGACCTGCGTGAGAATTATGGTATTTTCTGCTCAATTGTGGTTTACCCGGTAATTCCAAAAGGACATATCATTTACCGCCTTATTCCTACCGCGGTTCATACCGATGAGGATATTCAAAAAACGCTCACTGCCTTCTCAGAAACCAAACAAAAGCTGGATGCCGGTGCTTACAAAGTATCGGCCATTCCTGATATGGCAGAAGCTTAG
- a CDS encoding FtsK/SpoIIIE family DNA translocase — MANRLKADKAEKKKPAKSDSFKPEKEAQVTVKQLVKDERTHKIAGAFSILISLFLFIAFASYLFTWKEDQDKVFRGAAILLPGEDVKTTNLLGNLGAYISHLFFYKGFGAASFMFCSLFFVIGVNALLGAKVFNLWRNVRYVIVSLLFFSVVLAFIFRGGAFAWGGAVGNMGSDWLVRMIGSVGTAALLLLGGLAYVIWRFNPVFKAPTLSKPKPAEPVKEVVPVLAKEDKETPVVKPLGNKLKEGLGVLKKSPLTEPEEEPMDLQLVEKDGEGDEAPWDEEVEEMEEDVEEAPVEVTPVIGKNGRNKKPDPAQLELEIKAYPEVDQPEVPIEEPKIEKVISQEPYDPSLELRDYKFPSLELLELHGSERIIQDPQELETNKNQIINTLKNYDIEIQKISATVGPTVTLYEIVPAAGVRISRIKNLEDDIALSLAALGIRIIAPIPGKGTVGIEVPNVKKTVVSMRSMLSSEKFQNNSFSLPIAIGKKIDNENFIVDLTTMPHLLMAGATGQGKSVGLNAILVSLLYKKHPSQIKLVLVDPKKVELSLYRHIETHFLAKLPGEDEAIITDTKKVIHTLNALCIEMDNRYDLLKEAGARNIREYNEKFIKRKLNPQKGHQFLPFIVLVVDEFADLIMTAGKEVEMPIARLAQLARAVGIHLIIATQRPSVNIITGTIKANFPVRIAFKVSSKIDSRTILDAGGAEQLIGKGDMLISYNGEITRLQCAFVDTPEVDSICDFIGTQEGYPQAFFLPEYVDEKQFEGKELNLEDRDTLFESAARMIVNSQMGSTSLLQRRMKLGYNRAGRLMDQLEAAGIVGPSQGSKARDVLVKTEADLEMLLNDIG; from the coding sequence ATGGCCAACCGCTTAAAAGCAGACAAAGCAGAAAAGAAAAAGCCAGCAAAATCGGACAGTTTCAAGCCTGAAAAAGAAGCTCAGGTTACGGTTAAGCAATTAGTAAAAGACGAGCGTACCCATAAAATTGCTGGTGCTTTCTCCATCCTGATCAGCCTTTTCTTATTTATCGCCTTTGCATCATACCTGTTTACCTGGAAGGAAGACCAGGACAAGGTATTCAGGGGTGCAGCTATCTTATTGCCCGGTGAAGACGTGAAAACCACGAATTTGCTCGGCAACCTCGGCGCGTATATTTCACACTTGTTTTTCTATAAAGGATTTGGTGCAGCCAGCTTCATGTTCTGCAGCCTGTTTTTTGTAATCGGGGTAAATGCATTGCTGGGTGCCAAAGTATTTAACCTTTGGCGCAACGTGCGTTACGTAATCGTAAGCCTGTTGTTTTTTAGTGTGGTGCTGGCATTTATTTTCCGGGGCGGTGCATTCGCCTGGGGCGGGGCTGTAGGTAATATGGGCAGCGACTGGCTGGTGCGAATGATTGGCAGCGTTGGTACGGCCGCTTTATTATTGTTGGGCGGACTGGCCTACGTGATCTGGCGGTTTAACCCCGTTTTCAAAGCACCAACATTATCCAAACCCAAACCAGCAGAACCGGTTAAAGAAGTAGTACCGGTATTAGCTAAAGAAGATAAAGAAACACCGGTTGTAAAACCACTTGGCAATAAACTGAAAGAAGGACTGGGCGTGCTTAAAAAATCACCCCTTACAGAACCCGAAGAAGAACCAATGGATTTGCAGTTGGTTGAAAAAGATGGAGAAGGGGACGAGGCGCCCTGGGATGAGGAGGTAGAAGAAATGGAAGAGGATGTAGAAGAAGCGCCTGTAGAAGTAACACCGGTAATTGGGAAAAATGGCCGGAATAAAAAGCCTGATCCTGCTCAACTGGAACTGGAAATAAAAGCGTATCCCGAGGTAGACCAGCCTGAAGTTCCCATTGAAGAGCCAAAGATCGAGAAAGTTATTTCGCAGGAACCGTACGATCCGTCGCTCGAACTGCGCGATTATAAATTCCCCAGTCTTGAACTGTTGGAGCTGCATGGCAGCGAACGCATTATCCAGGACCCACAAGAACTGGAGACCAACAAGAACCAGATCATCAATACGCTGAAGAATTACGATATCGAGATCCAGAAGATCAGCGCCACGGTAGGGCCTACTGTAACCCTGTATGAAATTGTACCGGCGGCCGGGGTGCGTATTTCGCGCATCAAAAACCTGGAAGATGATATTGCGTTAAGTTTGGCGGCGCTTGGTATACGTATTATTGCACCCATCCCCGGTAAAGGTACCGTGGGTATAGAAGTGCCTAATGTGAAGAAGACGGTAGTGAGTATGCGCAGCATGCTGTCGTCGGAAAAATTCCAGAACAACAGTTTCAGTTTACCCATCGCAATTGGGAAGAAGATCGATAACGAGAATTTTATCGTTGACCTTACCACCATGCCGCACCTGTTGATGGCGGGTGCTACCGGTCAGGGTAAATCAGTTGGTTTGAACGCCATCCTGGTGTCGTTATTGTATAAAAAACATCCTTCGCAGATAAAGCTGGTACTGGTTGACCCCAAGAAGGTGGAGTTGAGCCTGTACCGCCATATTGAAACGCATTTTCTGGCCAAATTACCGGGTGAAGATGAAGCCATCATCACCGATACCAAAAAGGTAATTCATACCCTGAATGCCCTTTGTATTGAAATGGATAACCGGTACGACCTGTTGAAGGAAGCCGGCGCCCGTAACATCCGGGAATACAACGAGAAATTTATAAAGCGCAAACTGAACCCGCAAAAAGGTCACCAGTTTCTGCCGTTTATAGTACTGGTGGTGGATGAGTTTGCCGACCTTATCATGACGGCCGGTAAAGAAGTGGAAATGCCCATTGCCCGGTTGGCGCAGCTGGCGCGTGCGGTAGGCATCCATTTGATCATTGCCACCCAGCGCCCGTCGGTAAACATCATTACGGGGACTATCAAAGCCAACTTCCCCGTGCGGATAGCCTTTAAAGTATCCTCCAAGATCGACTCCCGGACCATCCTGGATGCAGGCGGTGCCGAACAGTTGATTGGTAAGGGAGACATGCTTATCAGCTATAATGGGGAAATTACGCGCTTGCAGTGCGCTTTTGTGGATACCCCCGAAGTAGACAGTATCTGCGACTTTATTGGGACTCAGGAAGGGTACCCCCAGGCATTCTTTTTGCCGGAATATGTGGACGAGAAGCAATTTGAAGGGAAGGAACTGAACCTGGAAGACAGGGATACCCTGTTTGAAAGTGCCGCTCGGATGATCGTAAACAGCCAGATGGGCTCCACTTCCTTATTGCAACGGCGCATGAAACTGGGTTATAACCGGGCCGGCCGCCTGATGGACCAGCTGGAAGCAGCCGGGATTGTAGGCCCCAGCCAGGGTAGTAAGGCCCGCGACGTGCTGGTTAAGACGGAAGCCGACCTGGAAATGCTGCTAAACGATATAGGTTAG